A window from Rhizosphaericola mali encodes these proteins:
- a CDS encoding conjugal transfer protein TraI, whose protein sequence is MKTKIGITLLSVGLTIGLSIAPTTQSHALFGSLFSDAIKAAIKAIDIGIQKMQNQTIVLQNAQKVVENAMSKLKLEDITAFAQKEQSLFSGYYQELQQVKSVISSYQKVETILKMQTQMVTDYITAYNLFKKDAHFTPKEIQYMYTIYSGILDKSVKDLSALTTIISSFSTQMSDGKRLELIEMLATDMENNRITLLQFNRQNKLVSMNRASSNTEVKAIKSYYGL, encoded by the coding sequence ATGAAAACCAAAATTGGAATTACCCTCCTTTCCGTAGGATTAACGATTGGGCTATCCATTGCTCCCACAACGCAAAGCCACGCATTATTTGGGTCCTTGTTCAGTGATGCGATAAAAGCTGCCATCAAGGCGATTGACATAGGCATACAGAAAATGCAAAACCAGACTATTGTATTGCAGAACGCACAAAAAGTAGTGGAAAACGCGATGAGCAAACTCAAGCTGGAGGATATCACGGCATTTGCACAGAAGGAACAATCACTATTTAGTGGCTACTATCAGGAATTGCAGCAAGTAAAGTCTGTAATCAGTAGTTACCAAAAAGTGGAAACCATCCTAAAGATGCAGACGCAGATGGTTACGGACTATATAACGGCTTACAACTTGTTTAAAAAAGATGCTCATTTTACTCCCAAGGAAATACAGTATATGTACACGATATATTCGGGAATACTCGACAAAAGCGTCAAAGATCTTTCGGCACTCACAACCATTATTAGTTCTTTTTCCACGCAAATGAGTGATGGTAAACGTTTGGAACTAATTGAAATGCTGGCAACGGATATGGAAAACAACAGGATTACACTGTTGCAGTTCAACCGACAAAATAAATTAGTAAGCATGAACAGAGCTTCTTCAAACACAGAAGTAAAAGCCATAAAATCCTATTACGGACTATAG
- a CDS encoding TerB family tellurite resistance protein: MKQTLQNMYGAYTTLENGYNKVKDVTSGNYSLHQVFLDGLLAVSPTIKNYVHVADIISDEAKILSEYKSALSGFKSSSFFKTKELDYISGVYTKIVDGSVSNLDALVMVLTANQTRMSDDERLTEIDRIYNDMEDKLNSVRNFNKKAKSILTQRKSLQSDHSTQQKLNKAY; this comes from the coding sequence ATGAAGCAGACCCTACAAAATATGTATGGTGCCTATACCACTTTGGAAAATGGGTATAACAAAGTCAAAGATGTTACCTCTGGCAATTATAGTCTGCATCAGGTCTTTTTGGACGGATTGTTGGCCGTCAGTCCAACCATCAAAAACTATGTACATGTGGCGGATATTATTTCTGACGAAGCCAAGATTCTATCTGAATATAAATCCGCTTTGAGTGGTTTCAAGTCCAGCAGCTTTTTCAAAACAAAGGAACTCGACTATATCTCTGGGGTGTATACTAAAATTGTGGACGGCAGTGTATCCAACTTAGATGCTTTAGTTATGGTACTCACCGCAAACCAGACTAGGATGAGCGATGACGAACGGCTCACTGAGATCGACCGCATTTATAATGATATGGAAGACAAACTCAATTCCGTGCGCAATTTTAACAAAAAAGCCAAAAGTATCCTAACCCAGCGAAAGTCTTTACAATCCGACCATAGCACACAACAAAAACTTAACAAGGCTTACTAA
- the dinB gene encoding DNA polymerase IV encodes MGGSPEGRGGVVATASYEARKFGIRSAMSSKTAQKLCPEVLFVPPRFDVYKEVSRSFHQILHRYTDIIEPLSLDEAYLDVTEDKLGIGSAIEIAQSIQTAVLSELNLTISAGVSINKFLAKVASDLQKPAGLTFIGPSRVESFMESLDVNKFYGVGKVTTEKMQKLGLFKGKDLKKMTENELVFHFGKMGHFFYQIVRGIDDRPVQSYREIKSVSVEDTYPEDLEDLEKIQKELYILVDRLIIRLDKRKLNGRTLTVKIKFHDFTQITRSLSTPFAIYDKPAMLSLLDKIIGNLDLKSQKIRLLGVGISNFIDNDNKWNSAQLALF; translated from the coding sequence GTGGGAGGTTCTCCAGAAGGAAGGGGAGGAGTGGTCGCTACTGCCAGTTATGAGGCAAGAAAATTTGGAATACGTTCTGCAATGTCCTCCAAAACGGCCCAGAAACTATGTCCAGAAGTTCTATTTGTTCCCCCTAGATTTGATGTTTACAAAGAGGTTTCAAGATCATTTCATCAAATTTTGCATCGATACACGGATATCATAGAACCACTATCGCTTGATGAAGCTTATCTAGATGTTACGGAAGACAAATTGGGAATTGGATCTGCCATTGAGATTGCTCAATCTATCCAAACAGCAGTTCTAAGTGAATTAAATTTGACGATATCAGCAGGGGTGTCTATCAATAAATTTTTAGCTAAAGTAGCATCCGATCTGCAAAAGCCAGCTGGGTTAACATTTATTGGCCCCTCTAGAGTGGAATCGTTTATGGAATCTCTTGATGTAAACAAATTTTATGGAGTGGGTAAAGTGACTACCGAAAAAATGCAAAAATTGGGTCTATTCAAAGGGAAAGACCTAAAAAAAATGACGGAGAATGAATTGGTGTTTCATTTTGGCAAAATGGGTCATTTTTTCTATCAGATTGTTCGTGGTATTGATGATCGACCAGTGCAATCCTATAGAGAAATAAAATCTGTAAGTGTGGAGGATACTTATCCGGAAGATTTAGAGGATCTTGAAAAGATACAAAAAGAGTTGTATATATTGGTAGATAGATTAATTATTCGATTAGATAAACGTAAACTTAATGGACGAACTTTAACGGTAAAAATCAAGTTCCACGACTTTACTCAAATAACTAGAAGTTTATCTACCCCTTTTGCTATTTATGACAAGCCAGCAATGCTATCTTTATTGGATAAAATCATTGGAAACCTAGATTTGAAAAGTCAAAAAATAAGATTGTTAGGTGTTGGTATTTCCAACTTTATAGACAACGATAACAAATGGAATAGCGCTCAATTAGCCTTATTTTAA
- the traK gene encoding conjugative transposon protein TraK: MFHQLKNIESAFKHLKLFTFVIVICSAATACYTIYASFQEVHSMQGKVYVISNGKLLEAVATERKENIPVELRDHVRIFHHDFFTLDPDEKANERSLTKALYLADNTAKQQYDNLKESGFYSNVVAGNVTQRIEDDSIALNLNQDPYYFRYYGKQTITRPTSKVIRRIITEGYLRETSQSDNNPHGFLIEHWQTIDNADISIINR, translated from the coding sequence GTGTTTCATCAACTAAAAAATATCGAGTCTGCTTTTAAGCATTTAAAACTATTCACATTTGTAATCGTAATTTGTTCCGCAGCCACCGCCTGTTATACCATCTACGCAAGTTTTCAGGAAGTACATTCGATGCAAGGTAAAGTCTATGTCATCAGTAATGGCAAACTATTGGAAGCAGTGGCAACGGAGCGAAAAGAGAATATACCAGTGGAGCTCAGAGATCATGTACGCATCTTCCACCATGACTTTTTCACTCTTGATCCCGATGAGAAGGCCAATGAACGATCTCTTACCAAAGCACTGTACCTAGCCGATAATACCGCCAAACAGCAGTACGACAATTTAAAAGAGTCTGGCTTCTATTCAAATGTAGTGGCGGGTAATGTAACCCAACGCATTGAGGATGACAGCATTGCTTTGAACCTTAACCAAGATCCGTATTACTTCCGCTACTATGGAAAACAAACCATAACGCGTCCTACCAGTAAAGTTATCAGAAGAATTATTACCGAAGGCTATCTAAGAGAAACCTCTCAAAGCGATAATAATCCGCACGGATTTCTGATAGAACACTGGCAGACTATAGACAATGCCGATATATCCATTATCAACCGCTAA
- a CDS encoding DUF4133 domain-containing protein has product MEYSINKGVSRPIEFHGFRAQYLVYMAIGLFALLFLFVVLYLMGITLYLTLPLVGILGIFLFSIVSKYSKKHGAHGLAKQSGYKALPKALKTRTINEMLKA; this is encoded by the coding sequence ATGGAATATAGTATCAACAAGGGTGTAAGCCGCCCTATCGAGTTCCACGGATTCCGAGCTCAGTATCTAGTCTATATGGCCATTGGACTCTTTGCGTTGCTTTTTTTGTTTGTGGTGCTTTATCTGATGGGTATAACACTTTATCTGACACTACCGCTAGTGGGTATCTTAGGAATATTTTTATTTTCTATAGTTAGTAAATACTCTAAAAAGCATGGCGCCCATGGACTGGCCAAACAATCAGGATACAAAGCGCTGCCCAAGGCACTCAAAACGAGGACTATAAATGAAATGCTGAAAGCGTAA
- a CDS encoding DUF4134 domain-containing protein — translation MKSIKIPQMVKCIAFTFVLATITVAVMAQTGDGAAGIEEATSKVKSYFSVGTKLMYAIGAVVGIVGAIKVFNKWNSGDQDTNKVAAAWFGSCIFLVVVATVLQSFFGV, via the coding sequence ATGAAATCCATAAAAATCCCTCAAATGGTCAAATGTATTGCTTTCACTTTCGTATTGGCTACGATAACGGTAGCTGTCATGGCGCAGACTGGAGATGGAGCTGCGGGCATTGAAGAAGCTACCAGTAAAGTAAAAAGTTATTTCTCCGTAGGTACAAAACTCATGTATGCCATTGGTGCAGTAGTCGGTATCGTGGGAGCCATCAAAGTATTTAATAAATGGAACTCCGGAGATCAAGATACCAACAAAGTAGCCGCAGCTTGGTTTGGTAGTTGTATTTTCTTAGTAGTAGTTGCCACTGTACTACAAAGCTTCTTTGGAGTCTAA
- a CDS encoding conjugative transposon protein TraJ, with amino-acid sequence MISVGRALAGLGALFFIAMKVWGHIARAEPIDFYPLMRPFAIGLAIILFPSLLYGMNGVLKPITDATAAMAKDSHKGIEYFMQKQENEIMNQPETATAGTGNSDSFSQYEQPEDNGESSGFLGSISQFFDWKNKIKEAINELLQIVYMAAGLAIDTIRTFYLLVLAIIGPIVLGISVFGGLHHTLEHWFARYIHVYMWLPVANIFGAISAKVLELMMTDGQVSMVAYMIFLVISIIGYTTVPSVAAYIVQPGGGGKDTLLSKATRLIPGMK; translated from the coding sequence ATGATTTCTGTGGGTAGAGCCCTGGCAGGATTAGGAGCCTTGTTTTTTATTGCGATGAAAGTATGGGGGCATATCGCCCGCGCAGAACCCATCGATTTTTATCCGCTGATGCGCCCCTTTGCCATCGGACTAGCCATCATCCTATTTCCCTCGCTCCTCTACGGGATGAACGGCGTATTAAAACCTATTACTGATGCGACCGCCGCCATGGCCAAGGATAGCCACAAAGGGATTGAATATTTCATGCAAAAACAGGAAAATGAAATCATGAACCAACCCGAAACCGCTACTGCAGGAACGGGCAATTCAGATTCCTTTAGCCAGTATGAACAACCGGAAGATAATGGAGAGAGTTCTGGATTCTTGGGTAGTATTTCGCAGTTCTTTGACTGGAAAAACAAGATCAAAGAAGCTATCAACGAACTATTGCAGATAGTATATATGGCGGCAGGACTCGCCATCGATACCATCCGGACATTTTATTTGTTGGTACTAGCCATTATAGGCCCTATAGTACTCGGAATCAGTGTTTTTGGAGGACTGCACCACACGCTAGAACATTGGTTCGCCAGATATATCCATGTGTATATGTGGCTGCCTGTCGCCAATATATTTGGCGCTATATCCGCAAAAGTGCTAGAATTGATGATGACAGACGGTCAGGTAAGTATGGTAGCCTATATGATATTTCTAGTGATATCTATTATAGGATACACGACCGTTCCTAGTGTAGCAGCTTATATCGTACAACCTGGAGGAGGTGGAAAAGATACCTTACTTAGCAAAGCCACGAGACTCATACCTGGGATGAAGTAA
- a CDS encoding DoxX family protein, with product MSTTKILGRLALGSFLVTAGIAHLTFKRKEFKAQVPNWIPLDKDDTVVYSGYAEIALGTGLLMAPKKHRVTMGKITGLFFAAVFPGNIAQYVNKKNSFGLDTDEKRLARLFFQPFLIWWALESTKGDALKKDK from the coding sequence ATGAGTACAACTAAAATACTGGGAAGATTAGCATTGGGAAGTTTCCTTGTAACAGCAGGTATTGCGCATTTGACCTTTAAGCGTAAGGAATTTAAAGCACAAGTTCCCAACTGGATTCCATTAGACAAAGATGATACGGTGGTTTATTCTGGATATGCAGAAATCGCGCTAGGAACGGGACTATTAATGGCACCTAAAAAACATAGAGTAACCATGGGGAAGATAACGGGACTTTTCTTTGCGGCAGTTTTTCCTGGAAATATTGCTCAGTATGTTAATAAGAAAAATAGCTTTGGTTTAGATACGGATGAAAAGCGGCTTGCGCGACTTTTTTTTCAACCATTTTTAATCTGGTGGGCCTTGGAATCCACAAAAGGTGATGCATTAAAAAAGGATAAATAA
- a CDS encoding Y-family DNA polymerase, whose product MIGLVDCNNFYVSCERVFRPDLNGVPVVVLSNNDGCIISRSNEAKALGIKMGLPYYQLLELPYGKTVKVFSSNYTLYGSLSNRVHAILRRYVPTVEDYSIDESFLDFSSIENHTDDLYQLGIEIKKTILKEVGIPVCIGIAPTKALAKAANKYAKKMTKEGVYLCYDQFHTMLEWTGIGDVWGIGRQYANALMKLNIQNAWQFSQLPEKFVLQKMTVVGHRLWKELNGISCIEMELDAPDKKNMVVSRSIPRSLTKYEDVENAVFKHVDTLAMKLRKQKQCTSSIAVFVHTNRFRKQDKQYYNTFKVQLLQASNNTTTLIRAAKIGLQKIFKQGFNYKKCGVMAFDLCPEDTIQGTLFSVKENNKSNKAMQVMDEINKRYGYKVTRIASHGFLHKAHMLRNHISPCYTTELEDILTIKI is encoded by the coding sequence ATGATTGGGTTAGTTGATTGTAATAATTTCTATGTGAGTTGTGAACGGGTATTTCGTCCAGATCTCAATGGTGTCCCCGTTGTCGTACTTTCCAATAATGACGGCTGCATCATCTCTCGAAGTAATGAAGCTAAAGCCTTAGGCATTAAGATGGGATTGCCCTATTATCAACTATTGGAATTACCATATGGTAAAACGGTAAAAGTATTTAGTTCTAATTATACTTTATATGGCAGTTTGAGTAATCGGGTACATGCTATTTTAAGACGTTATGTTCCCACGGTGGAAGATTATTCCATTGATGAATCCTTTCTTGATTTTTCAAGTATAGAAAATCATACGGATGATTTATATCAACTTGGAATTGAGATAAAAAAAACCATTTTAAAAGAGGTAGGCATTCCTGTTTGTATTGGTATCGCACCTACAAAGGCACTCGCTAAAGCGGCAAACAAATATGCCAAAAAAATGACGAAGGAAGGCGTGTATTTGTGTTATGATCAATTTCATACAATGTTGGAGTGGACGGGTATTGGGGATGTTTGGGGGATTGGTAGGCAATATGCAAATGCCCTTATGAAATTGAATATCCAAAACGCATGGCAATTTTCCCAACTTCCAGAAAAATTTGTTTTACAAAAAATGACCGTTGTCGGCCATAGACTATGGAAGGAATTGAACGGAATATCTTGTATTGAAATGGAATTGGATGCACCAGACAAAAAAAATATGGTGGTTTCAAGATCCATTCCTAGGAGTCTGACTAAATATGAAGATGTTGAAAATGCCGTTTTCAAACATGTAGATACCTTAGCTATGAAACTTCGCAAACAAAAACAATGTACAAGTTCTATTGCTGTTTTCGTTCACACGAACAGATTTCGCAAACAAGACAAACAATATTATAATACTTTTAAAGTTCAACTATTACAAGCCAGCAATAACACAACAACCCTGATAAGAGCTGCTAAAATAGGATTACAAAAGATATTCAAGCAAGGATTTAACTATAAAAAATGTGGAGTAATGGCGTTTGATTTATGTCCAGAAGATACGATTCAAGGAACGCTGTTTTCAGTTAAAGAAAATAACAAATCAAATAAAGCCATGCAGGTGATGGATGAAATAAATAAAAGATATGGTTATAAAGTAACTCGTATAGCATCACATGGTTTTTTACATAAAGCACATATGCTAAGAAATCATATTAGTCCTTGCTATACGACAGAGTTGGAAGATATACTGACTATAAAAATATAA
- a CDS encoding SOS response-associated peptidase has protein sequence MCYHVSTAPKEKIEKFAKTKGLVIQTEMESFFHVSGFARPFLPTILNTDVKLIQPSRWKLLPFWVKTEEDAKKYANTLNAESESIFEKKSYAPYILKNRGLLLVDGFYEPHQVKGQKQTDNYYLSFPEHQIFTLAIVYAPWTDKQTGEYYNTFSIITTTANELLTKIHNIKKRMPLIVPENKWTDWLNAESKTEIENLMQPFEDGILEAKHVVRVTGMRGEDTNTATIQNAID, from the coding sequence ATGTGTTACCATGTATCAACAGCGCCGAAAGAAAAAATAGAAAAGTTTGCAAAAACAAAGGGCTTAGTCATCCAAACAGAAATGGAAAGCTTTTTTCATGTTTCTGGATTTGCCCGTCCGTTTCTGCCAACGATTTTAAATACAGATGTTAAATTGATCCAGCCTTCCAGATGGAAACTTTTGCCATTTTGGGTAAAGACGGAAGAAGATGCGAAAAAATACGCCAATACATTAAATGCAGAATCTGAATCCATTTTTGAGAAGAAAAGTTATGCGCCTTATATACTTAAAAATAGAGGACTATTGTTGGTCGATGGATTTTATGAGCCACATCAAGTAAAAGGTCAAAAACAAACGGATAACTACTATCTCAGTTTTCCCGAACATCAAATATTTACCTTAGCAATAGTTTATGCCCCATGGACAGATAAACAAACCGGTGAGTATTATAATACATTTTCAATTATTACAACTACAGCTAATGAACTATTGACAAAGATTCATAACATTAAAAAGCGTATGCCTTTAATTGTTCCAGAAAACAAATGGACTGACTGGTTAAATGCAGAATCTAAAACTGAAATTGAAAATCTTATGCAACCGTTTGAAGATGGCATTTTGGAAGCCAAACATGTAGTTCGGGTTACGGGAATGCGTGGAGAAGATACCAATACCGCAACTATTCAAAATGCTATTGATTGA
- a CDS encoding TraG family conjugative transposon ATPase — protein MSKAANDIYSLVYPSLLICECIFSKSFPINYKESTMLVIFLMFIFILASAVLLELKVPKDERRDLKDLFPLYTMEQGCLLSKQGDITLCLELTLPELFTDSTEEYEQLHGIWVKAITLLPKGFVMHKKDMFTKEAVAKVSGEQDFLSLSANSHFKGRTKLRHRSFLMLTMQNPSRKPSGSVSSNLLRKHFIEPAALDSRFLTDFLSHAARFERVLSEGSLIKSRRLTEAEILGTKDKNGLLDSHLNLLPLGSSPLLVDIQFKPDFTIGAKKVVTYSLSDTEDLPYNVASFKRYDKYSTDKTILPTSFVASLGILLDCDHSYEQFIVIGDGPQTLKALDQKRRRMQSLSLSGRENAISADAITDFMNESISKGMPPIKAHFHIQAWTEGNMSLEELDTKVAAAISQAGFRPRREDLSAAQLYWAGLPGNEGEIPGNELFDTFIPQATCLLSMETAYRGDGMDIGTRFCDRNGIPLWLDMYDKPRKTGLTSNMGTLVCGSSGGGKSMTVNHILRSQFVQGGHIVVVDIGGSYKAQCELSKGYYFTYEENNPIKFNPFYLPKGTLLDTEKKESLKSLLAALWKQENEDFTRSEYVALSNAVAGYYNYLTINPHEFACFDSFYEYLASDYLTLLEKQGVHERYFDVHNFLYVLRPYYKGGEFDFLLNAKQNLDLLNNRFIVIELDAIKDHPILFPVVTMVVMELFISKMRKLEGQRKVLCVDEAWAAIAKAGMAAFLKYAFKTIRKFNGIPIVITQELDDLVDSPVIKEAIINNADIKILMDMRKYQNKFDKLQSVLGLSEKGKALLLSVNKENREIFIDLGGQSMKVFKNELSPEEYLAYTTEGKERVQVLEYARKYGSMEAGIKVLTQSPIRADNSHSHKD, from the coding sequence ATGTCTAAAGCTGCAAATGATATTTATTCGTTAGTATACCCGTCATTACTCATTTGTGAATGTATTTTTTCAAAATCTTTTCCAATCAATTATAAAGAATCTACCATGCTCGTTATTTTTCTGATGTTTATTTTCATTTTAGCTTCCGCAGTTTTGTTGGAACTAAAAGTTCCCAAAGATGAGCGCAGGGATCTGAAAGATTTATTTCCACTCTACACAATGGAGCAAGGTTGCTTGCTGTCTAAACAAGGCGATATCACTCTTTGTCTGGAACTCACGCTACCAGAACTATTTACCGACTCAACAGAGGAATATGAGCAGTTGCACGGTATTTGGGTAAAAGCTATCACGCTATTGCCAAAGGGTTTTGTGATGCACAAAAAAGATATGTTTACAAAAGAAGCGGTGGCAAAAGTTTCTGGAGAACAAGATTTTCTATCATTAAGCGCCAACAGCCATTTCAAGGGTAGAACAAAACTCCGTCACCGCAGTTTTCTGATGCTCACCATGCAAAATCCGAGCAGAAAACCATCGGGTTCCGTATCCAGTAACTTGTTACGCAAGCACTTTATTGAACCTGCTGCATTGGACAGTCGCTTTCTGACAGATTTTCTAAGCCATGCTGCACGATTTGAAAGAGTGCTCTCCGAAGGCAGTTTGATTAAAAGCAGAAGACTTACCGAAGCTGAAATACTTGGCACGAAAGATAAAAATGGTTTGTTGGACAGTCACCTGAATCTATTACCATTAGGCTCTTCTCCTTTGCTAGTGGACATCCAATTTAAACCAGACTTTACAATCGGCGCTAAAAAAGTGGTCACTTATAGTCTGTCGGATACAGAGGATCTGCCATATAATGTGGCATCTTTTAAGAGATATGACAAATACAGCACCGACAAGACCATACTTCCCACCAGCTTTGTGGCATCGTTGGGAATACTGCTGGACTGTGACCATAGTTACGAACAGTTTATCGTAATCGGGGACGGACCGCAGACACTTAAGGCATTGGACCAGAAAAGACGTCGAATGCAGTCCTTATCGCTGTCTGGAAGGGAAAACGCAATTAGTGCAGACGCCATAACGGATTTCATGAACGAGTCCATTTCCAAAGGCATGCCCCCCATAAAAGCTCATTTCCATATCCAAGCATGGACAGAAGGAAATATGTCATTGGAAGAACTGGATACGAAAGTGGCTGCCGCCATATCGCAGGCGGGTTTTCGACCCCGAAGGGAGGATTTAAGTGCCGCCCAACTGTATTGGGCTGGGTTGCCCGGAAATGAAGGAGAGATTCCCGGAAATGAGCTCTTTGACACCTTTATCCCACAAGCCACATGTTTACTAAGTATGGAAACCGCTTATCGCGGTGATGGAATGGATATTGGGACTAGGTTTTGTGATCGTAACGGTATACCGCTCTGGTTGGATATGTATGATAAACCCAGAAAGACAGGACTCACCTCCAACATGGGAACGCTCGTCTGTGGCAGCAGTGGAGGTGGCAAGTCTATGACCGTTAACCATATCCTGCGTTCTCAGTTCGTTCAAGGTGGACATATCGTAGTGGTAGATATCGGAGGAAGCTACAAGGCGCAGTGTGAACTCAGTAAAGGCTATTACTTTACCTATGAGGAAAATAATCCTATTAAGTTCAACCCATTTTATTTACCCAAAGGAACACTATTGGACACCGAAAAGAAGGAAAGTCTAAAATCATTACTGGCAGCGCTGTGGAAACAGGAAAACGAAGATTTTACTAGAAGTGAGTATGTGGCACTGTCTAATGCAGTGGCGGGATATTATAATTACCTAACGATAAATCCTCATGAGTTCGCTTGTTTCGATAGTTTCTATGAGTATCTAGCGTCTGATTACTTAACACTATTGGAAAAACAGGGCGTTCATGAACGATATTTTGATGTGCACAATTTTCTCTACGTACTTAGACCTTACTATAAAGGTGGAGAATTTGACTTTTTACTCAATGCAAAACAAAATCTTGACTTATTAAACAATAGATTTATAGTCATTGAACTCGATGCAATAAAGGATCACCCAATTTTATTTCCCGTGGTAACGATGGTGGTGATGGAGCTCTTTATCTCTAAAATGCGAAAGCTGGAAGGACAGCGAAAAGTTTTATGTGTCGACGAAGCGTGGGCGGCCATTGCCAAAGCAGGTATGGCGGCATTTCTAAAATACGCATTCAAAACCATTCGTAAGTTCAATGGTATACCGATTGTCATCACGCAAGAACTGGATGATTTGGTAGACAGTCCGGTCATCAAGGAAGCCATTATCAATAATGCGGATATTAAAATACTAATGGATATGCGTAAATATCAAAACAAGTTCGACAAACTACAATCGGTACTGGGATTATCGGAAAAAGGAAAGGCGCTCTTACTATCGGTAAACAAGGAAAATAGGGAGATATTCATTGACCTGGGCGGACAAAGTATGAAAGTGTTCAAAAATGAACTTAGCCCCGAGGAATATCTCGCCTATACCACAGAGGGCAAAGAGCGGGTGCAAGTATTGGAATATGCTAGAAAGTATGGTTCAATGGAAGCGGGTATCAAAGTACTGACCCAATCTCCTATCAGGGCGGATAATTCACATTCACATAAAGATTAA
- a CDS encoding LexA family protein encodes MFIISKYKISNSVLLPFYTNKVPAGFPSPASDYAKEDIDLPKELIKNPLSTFLVRVDGDSMIDAGINSGAILIVDRSLSAKNNSIVVACIAGEFTVKRLIRTAGKWYLKPENKNFPTVMISGKDDAIIWGVVTSAVNQFI; translated from the coding sequence ATGTTTATTATATCAAAATATAAGATTTCTAATAGTGTTTTATTACCTTTTTATACCAATAAGGTTCCTGCAGGATTTCCGTCCCCTGCATCGGATTATGCTAAAGAAGATATTGATCTTCCAAAAGAATTGATCAAAAACCCATTGTCCACTTTTCTGGTACGAGTAGATGGAGATAGCATGATTGACGCAGGTATCAATAGTGGAGCCATTTTAATTGTCGATAGATCCTTAAGCGCAAAGAATAATTCTATCGTAGTGGCTTGTATTGCGGGAGAATTTACCGTTAAAAGATTGATTAGAACCGCTGGTAAATGGTATTTAAAACCGGAGAATAAAAATTTTCCAACGGTAATGATTAGCGGAAAGGATGATGCGATTATTTGGGGAGTGGTAACATCTGCTGTAAATCAATTTATATGA